The region tactgcacccgagagccacatctgacgcagggaaaggctgtgacaggatcgaacacattctgctgtcatggaggtgggtactaagaaacaagatggcaagtgatccgcaaaatccaacgtggagacaaacaaagcagatcaatcagtgatatggttcaaaactttattttcagagattcgcccgacacagactgtgtttcgcccacaagggctgcgtcaggggctctacaaaagcaaataaaatcaaatacaattaaaaacatatatatttgtataatactATATCATAAAGCTTTATGATATAGtattgattgatctgctttgtttgtctccatggaggtgggtacggcatttgaggctggcatagaggctggaaaaaaagtttttaaagtggggtttttttggtgggagggggttagtaaccactgggggagtccgggaaggtcatccccgattccctccagtggtcatctgggcagttggagcacttttttgggacttgttcgtgaaaaaaaagggtccaaaaaagtgacccaaaatcgcggtaaaaacgcctttttttccgattatcagctaaagacgcccatctctcctcggctgataaccacgccccagttccgcctccaccatgcctccgacacgcccccgtcaactttattcgtttccacaacggagtgcagttggaaacgccccaaatcggctgtcgattatattgatttgggcgcctttgcgagacaaacgtctatctcccgatttaggtcgcactataggcgtttttctctttcgaaaataagctggatagtaacatagtagatgacggcagaaaaagacctgcacggtccatccagcctgcccaacaagataaactcatatgtgctactttttgtgtataccttaccttgatttgtatctgccattttcagggcacagaccgtagacgtctgcccagcaccagccccgcatCCCCCCaacggctctgccatccaatctcggctaaacttctgaggatccattccttctgaacaggattcctttatgtttatcccacgcatgtatgTGGGTTGAGTAggctttggtgggttttggagggctcacactttgtaccacaagtgtaatagttagagtgagatatgggcctgggtccccttctctagaatgcactgcactgaccactaggcaactccagggacctgcttgctgctctaataggactgcccataacatctgaagctgtcattgaggcaggtatgtactgtttcattcacatctttgggggaggagggggtttgggagggggtcagtgaccactgggagattaatgGAGgggcatgccttaatccctccagtggtcatctggtcatttagggcaccttttgtgacttagtcatgattgaaacaggtctagaccagacCATCTAACTTTTAGTAccggatgtttttattttgttccattatggcagaaaaacgtccaagttttgggaacgcccaaatcccaccccatcccatcctatcctttgtgatttggatgagcTGCATATGAATTGCATAGAAAATAGGttttaaaataggttttgaaaatagtggcAAACAATCTGCCTCTTTGTGccacttttggatgtttttctattttgaaaatgagctcctgtgcGGCACAGGTACTACATCTGAAAGGCAAGTGGAGAGTCAGATGAAGCAAGCAGGAGACAAGCTCAAAAGAAAAGAGAATGGAAAGGAGAGCCAGGAGACAAAATTAGTAAATGAACAAGATGACAGCACAGAAGTGACTGAGATGAAAAAGCCTTAAACAATAATGCTAGAGAAAAGATTCTTGAGAACCTGGGGTACGGGAAACATCTCAGAGCCTCAGGATTTATTCCTCTTGCACCTGTGCCATTTAAGattctctgtctctttcccagGTGTTCTCTCATTCTCCTCCATCATCAAGTTTTTCTGTGACTGCCCCAGACTTTTTCACTCCCTCACTACTGAGGATCCTGTATCTTtctcaggctttacccctcaccgccccccccccccccccaccaccaccactgaggATTTTCGGTATCTGTTAcaggctttacccctcatttccccaccactgaggatcctctgtaTTTGTCTCAGgttttacccctcactcccctaCTGATGAGGATCCTCTGTATCTGTCCTAGTCTTTACCCTTCACTCCCCCACCACTGAGGAGACTCTGTGACTTATCCCAGTTTTTCTCTTCACTCCTCCACCCAGGGCTGGTGCTAGAGTCTCTGAtcttaccttgaagggccctggtggtctagtggcttctttgggggcaggaaagaacttcCTGTGGcaatcttggcagccattttttaaaaatgccagcAGCACAGAAGAGCAGAGCAGAGGCAGAGCAGCAGCAacaagcaggaaagagtgggattctttcctgcccccacagccgcagaggccactacaccaccagcgTGGGCTCATAAAGGTAGGACTTGAGAGGGCTGTAATGTGCGGCAGCAGTGGCCAgtggtcagggccgccgagagggggggacaggggcataggcgtagtttgactgtttcatttgggggggggggggggcaaagaatgggcggagcatattagcatatcatttgcatatatacatatgcaaatgaatatgctaatatggaggaaggaattgaaatttacaggcaaaatatcacagatgcacattttaaaaagctgacacatttcaattaataaattatgaataaaatacttttatctacctttgttgtctgatcatttagtttttctattcgctttggtcccagtgtcttctgttctatgcagtgtcttctttccagtaggcttccctctgctccccacccttccagtcccatccatctcttgctccttccctctgctccccaccccacccctcccagtcccatccaacttctgttccttccctctgctcaccatccctccatcccatccatcttctgctccttccctctgctgtgcctgacctctcccaatcccatccatctcctggtccatccctctgctccccacccctcccagtcccatccatctcttgctccttccctctgctccccacccctcccagttcaatccatcttccttctactgccccctcccccgcgaggtccaagattgtgactccgtttaccccctctcttcctccctccctccggcgcaggcaacagtcttcagctttttcagcgttcctggcagcggtagcgatgtacacgctgccttcggtctgcgccggaagccttctcttcaagttcctgttcccacctatgcgggaacaggaacttgaagagaaggctttggggcagagccgaaggcagcgtgtacatcgctaccgctgccaggaacgctgaaaaagactgctgcctgcgccggagggagggaggaagagagaggggtagacggacacgctcttctccgtccgcttggcttccctgccctctctgtctgcgtcccaccttcctctgacgtcagaggaaggcgggacgcagacagagagggcagggaagccaagcggatggagaggagcgcgtgcctgcatgtgtttttttttttttaaactaatggcgcggcggcgcctcgtcgtttgggggggcattgccccccctcgccccccccccagtctacgcctatggacaggggggacaaaggtccctgggcctgggcctccgggggGCCCCGGCACTgtcgcagtccggcccgcccgctctctgtcgctcccggaactaaccttaagcgcctcctttcaccttcgcagcaagcagcagcagggcaggccacttcttccttctgtgtcctgccctcgcctgacgtaacgtccgcgagggcgtggcacggaaggaaggagaggtctgccctgctgctgcttgctgcgaaggtaaAAGGACGGagacgtttaaggttagttcagagggcccggcagcggatggaggggggcccggtgacctcgagtggggggggggcaacctcAGGTGGGcagggggcccgggggcggccttgtcccgggcccggccccggcTCTCTGCGTCCCTGCAGTGGAGCGCAACACATAAGCAAAGCATTGACAGTTTCTGGCACCCCTCGaatgttggcgcccccctgccgtgcatATCCTGCTTACCCCATTCCACCGGCCCTGCCTCCACCACTGAGGATCCTTTTTGTCTATCCCAAGCTTCATGAAATTGAATTCCTGTTTCACCTTCATTACGCTCCCAGGAGGCTGATCATTGCACTCTCTGCACTCCACCCCATGTTGCTCACAAGACTACCCTACTTAAACATCAGACCATATTAAATACTTGCCTCTTATGCATCATTACCATTCATATTTGCAATAGAGCAGAAAATGGACATCTCTCCATTTGGGTTTAACTCCTTACCTTCCAACACACCACATCTGTAACCACTGCAGGTCCCCACTGAGCTGAGATAATAGGTGGATCCCTCATGTCTCTCCACTCTAAAAGCCTCATAAGGTGGAATCAGCACTATTTTCCCCAAGGTGCTTTCCGTGATATTCTGCAGTAAGACACCATGACATGTGCAGACAATCACCAAACTTCCATTCCTGGAATCCTGTGTGACTTGCCTTTCAAGGGACAAAACAGCCAGGTAGTCAAAACGCACCAGGGAGCCAGCATGAACCCCAAGGGTATGGCTGACCCCTCCATAGACACCAGAATAGCAGCCTGGGTTGAATTGTTTCAGAAGCCATAGGCCATGACTCAGGAAGTGCAAGATCTGTAGCCCAGGCTGTGGGAAATGGCTGCTTTCCCCCTGCACCTTCTTCAGTGTCTTGGCAATGGAGGCCTGGTTATCGATATAAAAAACCAAAGCCGTGAGATAATCCATAGGAATTGGTAGGCTGAGGTTGGATGCTCTCTGCTTTGCCCTTCTccatgctggggcccattctgtctGGTTTTTAAAGAGTGTTTGTAAAATCACTGTTGGGTTCTGGCTGTCCATTTGTCCCTCACGTCCCATTTTGAAGGCTAGTTCATCCACTATGGTGGGCTCATCATCGTCCTCATTGTCACTGTTTGTATAGATGATGTGAGGGATGCTGATGatgctgctgccacctccaccTTGCTGGTTCTGATTGGAGAAGACCACGGCACAAGTGATCACCGCTACCACGATGGCTACCGCAATGAGTGCAGTGATGGCGGTAGCAAGGAGACGTAGGTATCTGATCATTTTATGAAatctaaattttaaaataatgtaGCTCAATAAAAGTGATAGATCCTCTGAAAGTTTTTCACAACAGCTGCTGTAGTACACTGTCTCTTCTACTGATTAAATTCACTCGATATCCACAGAGTTCCtaaactaggagggagggagggggaccctgaaactcggagggagggaggtggggaccctgaaactcggagggaggggggcctaccctggaactgggagggaggggggcccctggcacacactctcattctcacacacacactctctctctcacagacacactcgcacccagtctcactctctctctgtcacacacacacactcgcacattcactctctctctctcacagagtcactcacacacactatctcaaacatacacactccgaggaaaaccttgctagcgcccgtttcatttgtgtcaaaaacgggccttttttttacttgtaTTATATGTGTCATGTGGTAAGGGGATGTAtagaaaaaaagctctttttttaaagcaaaaaatTAGAAATTAAGACATGCGAGTATGAAGTGATAGAGCAGTCACATAGATGCACACATCATCTGAAAGAATCATTGCTATATAGCATCCAATAGAAACACAGAATACATCCTGAGCTTCCACATGTATTACCACTCTACAGTAACTGAGCAAGAAAATGATGCATAGTCATTAAAATGAGATATGTGAACCAGAAGTCACAGAAAGAGACCCTCACCTGCATCACCTGAAGAAATCATTGTTTCACAGGGACATTTATGTATCGATGGAGGCAGCTCTTTAAAAGCATTAGCCAAATTTAAGAAATCTTTCTACCCTTCTAAAGCTGAAGGTGAAaaaacaaatatttgaaagtacACCATGCCTTATGTTAACATTAGCTTCAAAATAAGCATGTCAAACATCTGACATCCTACAACAAGCCTGTAAATGAACTTCTTCTGTATTTCAGTGTTCATACATGCCATGAATATTCTTATTTAACCAAGGGAAGAATGATCCAACGAGAATCATATATATCCTTTCTTCAGATGGAGCAGGTGTCAAAAGCCCATGTATTCCTCTGCATTAAATGTGCACTTTATGCTCTTACCAAAATCCAAGCTGCTGCTTCACAACGTTGTCCCACTTTATAAGTAAAAGATTCACAGCTCCTAATATGGGGGAAGATAAAGAAATAGAGTTTGTCCCAGAGCCTGCAGACTGTTGACAATGACTGCTGGACATCATGTTTTATCATCTCCTTGAAGAGGGAAGGTCAGCAATTTACATGCTGAGTCATGAACGTTCCAAGGAGTTGGCTGCTAAGTTGCACACCTATAAAGAGAAGGGCATGGATTTGTGCAAGGGTGGACGGGAGAGGAAAATAAAGGCAAGGCAGGAAAGTGAAATGGAGATAGGGAGGTAATATATAGTTACAAGACCTTGATGTATCACAACTCTGATTCCAGCTCTATTAAAAATATTAGCTGCACCTTACTGCATCCTAACTGACTCATTAAAGAACATAATCCAGTGTCCTCATATCATATCTTTCCATCTGGTTCTCATTAATGAATCAGAATGAACTACCTCTCCTCATCCagctcttaagtacataagtattgccatactgggacagaccgaaggttcatcaagcccagcatcctgtttccaatagtggccaattcagctcacaagtacctgacaagatcccaaaacagtacaatacattttatgctgcttatcctagaaatactgccaATAGATCGCAGTTAATCTCTACCAATACTGCTTGCaataacaatataaataaaagtAGAGCTGTACTACAGAGAAAGCTACTACTGTAAGGACATGCTACTGTGGGAGGTGTACTCGATTTAACTTAGGAGAAGTCTCATATTTTTATGCAGCCAATTTCTCATCACTTCCCGGTGAATCTCATGCGCTGTATATAATCTTAATCATAGACTCTCCATCCTTGCCCTCCCAATAACTAGTGATCATGTGCCCACAGGAGCAAAACTGACAAAATCACAGTGGTCTGCGCTTTACTTATCTGTATCGGTCGGCATGCCTTTCCTACCCCAACAGGTCCCTGTTTCGCAGGACGCTTTATCAAGGGGAATCTACGGCGCCAGACCGTTACATTTTTTTGCGCATTCTCACCTTGGAATGAGATTCACCGGGAGGTGATGTGAAATTGGCTGCATAAAAATATGAGACTTCTCCTAAGTTAAATCGAGTACACCTCCCACAGTAACATGTCCTTACAGTAGTAGCTTTCTGTGTAGTACAGCTCTATTTTTGttcatatcctagaaataagcagtggactttccccattttaataatggcttatggacttttcttgtaggaagctatccaaaccttttttaaaccctgctaagctaacttagtaaagaaatattttctccggttcattttatgtttaaaaatcatttttattgagttgCTTTCCATCAATAACATAACATGTTTCATTTTCTGTATAACCTTACTCAACTCTATCtactacattctctctctttccctccctccccctcccccgctctctctctccctcaccagCCCGCCCCTccgtcttctctcccttccccccaaccacccctccccccctaaaaCCTAGCATTCTTTTACAGTTTGGGCGTGAGTCACAAAGACAAAACTCCAGAGAGTCAATTAAGTAGTCTACTCCTCGCTGCTGGTTGTAAAGTATTCCAGAACCTTTCCCAAGTCTTCTGCAGAGATCTCCCCTCTTCAGAATCAAATTCTCTGACGCTGCACCGTTCCAGTTTCATCAGTTCTATCATATGATTCCACCACAGTCCTATTGTCGGTGCCACCGGATCCCTCCAGCAAAGAAGAATTGTTTTTTTGCCTATCAGCACTGCCTTCTTCATAAATGATTTGAAGCCTGGTAATGATGGGTTCGCCTGTACAAATATCCCGAATAGCAATAGTGGTTGCTGTTGTGCTGTGCGGCCCCAGTATTTTTTGACCTCTGCCAGAATCCGTGTCCAATACCTGTAAATCCCCGGGCATGTCCAAATCATATGCCCCAGGTTAGCtggtttttgtttacattttgggCACTCTTCTGTTTCCCCAAAGCCTGCTTTAAATGCTCTCTCTGGGGAAATGTACATATGCATCGCCAgtttatattgtagttcccagTTGCGTGCAAAGACTGGTCCGTTCCCAATGGATTGTAAGAATTCTTGAAACTCTTGTTCTTTTAGCTCTTTTCCTAGTTCTTGTGACCAAACCCGTGCCCGATACTTACAGTCTATGTCCTCCGTTGAATCCTGCAAGAGCCTGTGGTGATATCATAAAGGGACTGGATGTTGTCATCCCAGTGTCAACGCATCATTTAATGTATCCTGTACATCTTCGCTCAAGTGCTCCCACCCCAGGACTGTCAGGTAATGTTGCAGCTGGGCGTAGGCAACAGTGTCTTTCATTTCCAGTTTGTACTCTGCTTGTAACTCCTCCTGTGATTTGAGTCGTCCTTCGTCATTAACCAATTGGTACATATATTGTAGTCCTTTGTTTTTCCACCGCCGGAACTCTGAGGAAGTTGTTCCCACCGGGAAATCCGGGTTGTTGTACAATGGCAGGTAGGGGGTTACTGCTGCTGAAAAATGGTGTCTCCTGCACAGCCATCGCCATGCCTCTCTGGCTGAAAGTACCAGCAGGTTTCTCCGCAGTCCTAATTCTAGTTTCCTCTTTGGaaccgtccttccatgttaaactgtacagcactgcgtaactctagtagcgctttagaaatgttaagtagtagtagtagatgtgtgTATCTGCCAGGCAAGATGTGCTGCTGGGGAGATCTCTGCTTCCATTGGCGTCGCTGTGAAgaactgctgcccccccccccccccccccagccagtctCTAATGTGTCTCATAGCACAAGATATCGTCAAGTACCTAATATTCAGAAGTCCCATTCCCCCATGTCACCTCGGCTTCTGC is a window of Microcaecilia unicolor chromosome 2, aMicUni1.1, whole genome shotgun sequence DNA encoding:
- the LOC115463431 gene encoding ecto-ADP-ribosyltransferase 4-like, with the translated sequence MIRYLRLLATAITALIAVAIVVAVITCAVVFSNQNQQGGGGSSIISIPHIIYTNSDNEDDDEPTIVDELAFKMGREGQMDSQNPTVILQTLFKNQTEWAPAWRRAKQRASNLSLPIPMDYLTALVFYIDNQASIAKTLKKVQGESSHFPQPGLQILHFLSHGLWLLKQFNPGCYSGVYGGVSHTLGVHAGSLVRFDYLAVLSLERQVTQDSRNGSLVIVCTCHGVLLQNITESTLGKIVLIPPYEAFRVERHEGSTYYLSSVGTCSGYRCGVLEDKTEKCKPNQV